Proteins encoded by one window of Epinephelus moara isolate mb chromosome 18, YSFRI_EMoa_1.0, whole genome shotgun sequence:
- the LOC126405494 gene encoding 3-mercaptopyruvate sulfurtransferase-like: MAAQTRALVSAQWLADAIKNNLVGPKLRILDSSWYLPKTKRDPRAEFTQKHIPGSSFFDIDDCCDKSSDLDHMLPTSSHFSQYVGDLGIGNDTHVVVYDTSDFGSFGAPRVWWMFRLFGHSSVSVLDGGMKNWLAGGYPVTAEYSKPEFAEFKATLNQPWVKSYGDILENIRTKQVQVVDARSAGRFRGVEPEPRDDTLPGHFPGAISMPFTSFMDASGKELGTEGLSNLFKEAGVDLKQPLWATCGSGVTACHIALAAHLLGHPGVCVYDGSWSEWFKRASAEHILSEGEGKKM; this comes from the exons ATGGCGGCACAGACTCGAGCTCTGGTGTCAGCTCAGTGGCTGGCAGATGCCATCAAAAACAACCTGGTCGGTCCCAAGCTTCGTATCCTCGACTCTTCATGGTACCTTCCCAAAACGAAGCGGGACCCGAGGGCTGAATTTACGCAGAAGCACATCCCGGGCTCCTCTTTCTTTGACATCGACGACTGCTGTGACAAGAGCTCAGATCTGGACCACATGCTGCCAACTTCCAGCCACTTCTCCCAGTATGTAGGAGACCTGGGCATCGGCAACGACACGCATGTAGTCGTGTATGACACCAGCGACTTTGGGTCGTTCGGCGCGCCCCGGGTGTGGTGGATGTTCCGGCTGTTTGGGCACAGCTCGGTGTCGGTGCTGGACGGAGGTATGAAGAACTGGCTGGCTGGAGGTTATCCGGTGACAGCTGAATACTCCAAACCGGAGTTTGCAGAGTTTAAAGCGACCCTGAATCAGCCGTGGGTGAAGAGCTATGGAGACATACTGGAGAACATCAGAACCAAGCAGGTCCAGGTGGTGGATGCCAGGTCTGCAGGGAGGTTCAGGGGTGTTGAGCCGGAGCCCAGAGATG ACACGCTGCCAGGACATTTCCCCGGTGCAATCAGCATGCCGTTCACGTCTTTCATGGACGCCTCTGGAAAGGAACTGGGAACTGAGGGCCTGTCTAACCTGTTCAAAGAGGCCGGGGTTGATCTGAAGCAGCCGCTCTGGGCCACCTGCGGGTCCGGTGTCACAGCATGTCACATTGCTCTGGCTGCTCACCTGCTCGGGCACCCTGGGGTGTGCGTTTATGATGGCTCCTGGTCTGAATGGTTTAAAAGAGCGTCTGCAGAGCATATTCTCtcagagggagaggggaagaaaatgtga
- the LOC126405509 gene encoding testis-expressed protein 33 — MTSIDRKDAKPANTQVRTVQSPQVPSLSLPHYGDPGSAISSPHNYHSLGHCLRTNIFPGAPLTWKSVSRDSYIHHALTAWPPDHWYGHKTDEMVLWTERNIMNQKLDKILTEAKGKSTTK, encoded by the exons ATGACTTCAATTGACAGAAAAGACGCAaaaccagcaaacacacag GTGAGGACAGTACAAAGCCCTCAGGTGCCGTCCCTATCACTTCCTCACTATGGTGATCCTGGATCAGCTATTTCGAGCCCTCACAACTATCACAGTTTGGGCCACTGTCTTCGCACCAACATATTTCCAG GAGCTCCTTTAACGTGGAAGTCTGTCTCCAGAGACTCCTACATCCACCACGCTCTGACTGCATGGCCTCCTGATCACTGGTACGGCCATAAGACAGACGAAATGG TCCTTTGGACAGAGAGAAACATCATGAACCAGAAACTCGACAAGATACTGACAGAAGCGAAAGGAAAGAGCACCACAAAATGA
- the LOC126405508 gene encoding SUMO-conjugating enzyme UBC9-like has product MSGIALSRLSQERKAWRKDHPFGFVAVPTKNPDGTMNLMNWECAIPGKKGTLWEGGLYKLRMLFKDDYPSSPPKCKFEPPIFHPNVYPSGTVCLSILEEDKDWRPAITIKQILLGIQELLNEPNIQDPAQAEAYTIYCQNRMDYEKRVRAQAKKFAPT; this is encoded by the exons ATGTCTGGCATCGCTCTTAGCAGACTGTCCCAGGAGCGCAAAGCCTGGAGAAAAGACCACCCGTTT GGTTTTGTTGCTGTGCCCACCAAGAACCCCGATGGCACCATGAATCTGATGAACTGGGAGTGTGCCATCCCAGGGAAGAAAGGA ACCTTGTGGGAGGGAGGACTCTACAAACTCAGAATGCTGTTCAAAGATGACTACCCCTCCTCACCACCCAAAT GCAAGTTTGAGCCACCAATATTCCACCCAAATGTCTACCCATCCGGCACCgtgtgtctgtccatcctggaggAGGACAAAGACTGGAGGCCTGCCATCACCATCAAACAG ATCCTGTTGGGTAtccaggagctgctgaatgagccCAACATTCAAGACCCAGCACAAGCAGAGGCTTACACAATTTACTG tCAGAACAGGATGGACTATGAGAAGCGAGTAAGGGCACAGGCCAAGAAGTTTGCCCCCACATAG